A single Calidifontibacter indicus DNA region contains:
- a CDS encoding phosphotransferase translates to MLRSPEVLAALADAALPRLLPRSVAALPTRVTDKFQQALIEGADGAAWTVRLSRSPAAGAAAEQADAFARLLAKRVPFAVPIAEGRMTLADRNLVTVQPRLPGDPMVWRGLTAGSAEATGVGRALAALHDVDPRLADEVGAPSYDADGYRSRRLAVLDRAAGTGLVPAALLARWERALEEVSLWRFPTCVTHGPLEGHDVFWNGHVSAISSWENASVSDPADDFAALWVLAAPEAFDTVLETYSAARSEAPDKHLERRIRLSAELQRITVLLDAVTADDEDLIDRRTAALRRLGEQTVDDESLMPAAPRVRVSAAQPSDADEPIDDAEDDTTDTDDDAGATDEVRDHEFDEDEIDDEFDGADDAEDDADDEYDLDADDTIELKIDRPDRRDQ, encoded by the coding sequence GTGCTCCGCAGTCCCGAAGTCCTGGCCGCCCTGGCCGACGCCGCCCTCCCGCGCCTGCTGCCCAGGTCGGTGGCCGCACTACCCACCCGGGTCACCGACAAGTTCCAGCAGGCGCTGATCGAGGGCGCCGACGGTGCGGCCTGGACGGTGCGCCTGTCCCGATCCCCCGCCGCCGGAGCCGCCGCGGAGCAGGCCGACGCGTTCGCCCGGCTGCTCGCCAAGCGGGTGCCGTTCGCGGTGCCGATCGCCGAGGGCCGGATGACGCTCGCCGACCGCAACCTGGTCACCGTGCAACCGCGGTTGCCGGGCGACCCGATGGTGTGGCGCGGTCTCACCGCCGGCAGCGCCGAGGCCACCGGAGTCGGGCGCGCGCTCGCCGCCCTGCACGACGTCGACCCCCGGCTCGCCGACGAGGTCGGCGCGCCGTCGTACGACGCCGACGGCTACCGCTCGCGCCGGCTGGCCGTGCTCGACCGGGCCGCCGGCACCGGACTCGTGCCCGCGGCGCTGCTCGCCCGCTGGGAGCGCGCCCTCGAGGAAGTCTCCCTCTGGCGCTTCCCGACCTGCGTGACCCACGGCCCACTGGAGGGCCATGACGTGTTCTGGAACGGCCACGTCAGCGCGATCTCGTCGTGGGAGAACGCGAGCGTCAGCGATCCCGCCGACGACTTCGCCGCGCTCTGGGTGCTCGCCGCACCGGAAGCCTTCGACACCGTGCTCGAGACCTACTCCGCGGCGCGCTCCGAGGCACCCGACAAGCACCTCGAACGTCGCATCCGGCTCAGCGCCGAACTGCAGCGGATCACCGTGCTGCTCGACGCCGTCACCGCCGACGACGAAGATCTGATCGACCGCCGCACCGCGGCGCTTCGCCGCCTCGGCGAGCAGACCGTCGACGACGAGTCGCTGATGCCCGCTGCCCCGCGCGTGCGTGTGTCGGCGGCGCAGCCGTCGGACGCCGACGAGCCGATCGACGACGCCGAGGACGACACCACCGACACCGATGACGACGCCGGCGCCACCGACGAGGTGCGCGACCACGAGTTCGACGAGGACGAGATAGACGACGAATTCGACGGTGCAGATGACGCAGAGGACGACGCTGACGACGAGTACGACCTCGACGCCGACGACACGATCGAGCTGAAGATCGACCGCCCCGACCGGCGCGACCAGTAG
- the nudC gene encoding NAD(+) diphosphatase — MADSSRTPSSAPSSAPAGAGKLMLSHSLLDRDGLRRSDPRLVPDLLADPSTKVLHLRGERMPVDTADGAVRLRFRAPEPDDAGRKATYLGRQDGASYLAVFDQPEDQPADRGSTDPADLQRQRDRSHRSLRSLAAVLPVDDLGIATVSVAMANWIAGQHFCPRCGQPVELGQAGWVMVCASAHQQFPRTDAAVIMSVTDPDDRLLLAQGTRFAVPTGLSVLAGFLEPGESMEAAVAREVMEEVGLGIEQVEYVGNQPWPMPASLMIGYTARTADTELRLDPEEIRHARWFTREQLSTDLETGTVTVPPRLSIARHLIERWFGAELPSQPGDQW; from the coding sequence GTGGCCGATTCGTCCCGAACTCCTTCCTCCGCACCTTCGTCTGCACCCGCGGGCGCCGGCAAGCTGATGCTGTCGCACAGCCTGCTCGACCGCGACGGGCTGCGCCGCTCCGACCCGCGACTCGTGCCCGACCTGCTCGCCGACCCGAGCACCAAGGTGCTGCACCTGCGCGGGGAGCGGATGCCGGTCGACACCGCCGACGGCGCGGTGCGGTTGCGCTTCCGGGCACCTGAGCCGGACGACGCGGGCCGCAAGGCGACCTACCTCGGCCGCCAGGACGGCGCCAGCTACCTGGCCGTCTTCGACCAGCCCGAAGACCAACCGGCCGATCGGGGCAGCACCGACCCGGCCGATCTGCAGCGCCAGCGCGATCGCAGCCATCGCAGCCTGCGATCGCTCGCCGCGGTGCTACCGGTCGACGACCTGGGCATCGCGACCGTTTCGGTGGCGATGGCGAACTGGATTGCCGGACAACACTTCTGCCCGCGTTGCGGGCAGCCCGTCGAGCTCGGACAAGCCGGCTGGGTGATGGTCTGTGCGTCGGCGCACCAGCAGTTTCCGCGCACCGATGCCGCCGTGATCATGTCCGTCACCGACCCCGACGACCGCCTGTTGCTCGCGCAGGGCACCCGTTTCGCGGTGCCCACCGGGTTGTCGGTGCTGGCTGGTTTCCTCGAGCCGGGCGAGTCGATGGAGGCCGCCGTGGCACGGGAGGTGATGGAGGAAGTGGGTCTTGGCATCGAGCAGGTCGAGTACGTCGGCAACCAGCCGTGGCCGATGCCGGCATCGTTGATGATCGGTTACACGGCGCGCACCGCCGACACCGAACTGCGCCTCGATCCCGAGGAGATCCGGCACGCCCGCTGGTTCACCCGTGAGCAGTTGTCGACCGACCTCGAGACGGGCACGGTCACGGTGCCGCCGCGCCTGTCGATCGCCCGCCACCTCATCGAGCGCTGGTTCGGCGCCGAGTTGCCGTCGCAGCCGGGAGATCAGTGGTGA